The proteins below are encoded in one region of Helicoverpa armigera isolate CAAS_96S chromosome 11, ASM3070526v1, whole genome shotgun sequence:
- the LOC110370068 gene encoding uncharacterized protein LOC110370068: protein MCSSSAAHTLDTHRIMHAYLALVIALAAPALAAPAPARLGYEREIDSTRYNLVPKPLDSYVLNQAYLASQKNRAKLITRQRPDDAIVADNVKLESNMISIVSTGKKNVNSQVSDGRIRRRRGYNLENVRVPARYPYLPVPNYTRFRRWG from the coding sequence atgtgtagttCGAGCGCGGCTCATACACTCGACACACACCGCATCATGCACGCGTACCTCGCGCTCGTCATCGCGCTCGCGGCGCCCGCACTcgctgcgcccgcgcccgcccgcCTCGGCTACGAGCGGGAAATCGACTCCACCAGGTACAACCTGGTGCCCAAACCCCTGGACTCCTACGTACTCAACCAAGCGTATCTAGCCTCGCAGAAAAACAGAGCGAAACTCATCACCAGGCAGAGGCCCGATGACGCCATTGTGGCAGATAATGTGAAATTAGAATCAAATATGATAAGTATAGTGTCTACAGGGAAAAAAAACGTGAACAGCCAAGTGAGTGATGGGAGGATCCGACGGCGGCGAGGATACAACCTGGAGAACGTGAGAGTCCCGGCGCGATACCCGTACCTCCCCGTGCCAAACTACACGAGATTCCGGCGCTGGGGCTAG
- the LOC135117525 gene encoding uncharacterized protein LOC135117525: MEGPAVQMNLPWNLSPEELHMIHRTAEDAAANQRRDQQIDNDMQEVKTIVKTLAAAAEAEAEAEARAQAEEQGEARPEMAPRAPRTLLLPQDMPSDERPHYLQPRSVRSVDALVAREKRVKRCACSCD, from the exons ATGGAGGGACCTGCGGTGCAGATGAACCTGCCGTGGAACCTGAGCCCCGAGGAGCTGCACATGATCCACCGCACGGCTGAGGACGCCGCCGCAAACCAACGTCGCGACCAACAGATCGACAATGACATGCAAGAG GTGAAGACGATCGTGAAGacgctggcggcggcggcggaggcggaggcggaggcggaggcgcgcgcgcagGCGGAGGAGCAGGGCGAGGCGCGGCCCGAGATGgcgccgcgcgcgccgcgcaCGCTGCTGCTGCCGCAGGACATGCCCTCTGACGAGAGGCCGCACT ACTTGCAGCCGCGCTCGGTGCGCAGCGTGGACGCGCTGGTGGCGCGCGAGAAGCGCGTGAAGCGCTGCGCGTGCAGCTGCGACTAG